In Anaerolineales bacterium, the following proteins share a genomic window:
- a CDS encoding alpha/beta hydrolase, with protein MSEFIYTHQDRGQARTLFLLHGTGGDEHDLIPLVEPASEGYNIVGLRGNISEGGMPRFFARLAMGVFDMASIETETDKLAAFLTRWYAEHDTDAKSATFVGYSNGANMILATLLRHPSVITNAALLHSMLPFGPPQLNLMSKRFLVTYGERDPLIPAAEALNVAAVLRAGGADVDTFTHPGGHELTHTEQAALLEFLN; from the coding sequence ATGAGCGAGTTCATCTACACTCACCAAGACCGCGGGCAAGCGCGCACCCTGTTCCTGCTGCACGGCACCGGCGGCGATGAGCACGACCTTATCCCGCTGGTGGAACCAGCCAGCGAGGGTTACAACATTGTGGGCCTGCGCGGCAACATCTCCGAAGGCGGTATGCCGCGCTTCTTCGCCCGCCTGGCGATGGGCGTGTTCGACATGGCCAGCATCGAGACCGAGACGGACAAGCTGGCCGCCTTCCTCACCCGCTGGTACGCCGAGCACGATACGGATGCCAAATCAGCCACCTTTGTGGGCTATTCCAACGGGGCCAACATGATTCTGGCCACCCTGTTGCGCCACCCTAGCGTCATCACCAATGCCGCCCTGCTGCACAGCATGCTCCCCTTCGGCCCGCCGCAGCTCAACTTGATGAGCAAACGCTTCCTGGTCACCTATGGCGAGCGTGATCCGCTGATCCCCGCCGCTGAGGCACTCAACGTAGCTGCGGTGCTGCGCGCTGGCGGCGCCGACGTGGACACCTTCACCCACCCCGGCGGGCACGAGCTGACCCACACGGAGCAGGCCGCGCTGCTGGAATTTCTAAACTAA